A single region of the Melioribacteraceae bacterium 4301-Me genome encodes:
- the rocF gene encoding arginase: protein MGNSVASKHVDIIGFPMDLGADRRGVDMGPSALRIANIQTRLEDLGYKVTDLGDIFIKNQERQVIKNPRLKYLDEIVKTCEVLARRVEKSLSAGRFPLCLGGDHSMAIGSISGIAAHCKKNNLEMGLIWIDAHADMNTDETTPSGNIHGMSVAALLGLGNNSLTNLYGFSPKIKPENTILIGLRSVDRLERELIKKSGVEVYTMTEIDRKGINFIINKVLKNLKQKVQHIHVSFDIDSIDPTIAPGVGTPVSGGLSYREAHLLMETIAECGCMSSLEVAEVNPIIDTKNRTAELTAELIASSLGLRIL from the coding sequence ATGGGAAATTCTGTGGCAAGCAAACATGTTGATATTATTGGTTTTCCTATGGACTTAGGTGCCGATAGAAGAGGTGTAGATATGGGTCCTTCTGCTCTTCGAATAGCAAACATACAAACTCGCTTAGAGGATTTAGGCTACAAAGTTACAGATTTAGGAGACATTTTTATTAAAAACCAAGAAAGGCAGGTTATAAAAAACCCACGTTTAAAATATCTTGATGAAATTGTTAAAACTTGTGAAGTATTAGCAAGGAGAGTTGAAAAGTCATTAAGCGCTGGGCGATTTCCATTGTGTTTAGGCGGCGACCATTCAATGGCGATTGGTTCTATTAGCGGTATTGCCGCTCATTGCAAAAAAAATAACTTAGAGATGGGATTAATATGGATTGATGCACATGCAGATATGAATACAGACGAGACAACACCATCAGGAAACATTCACGGCATGTCAGTCGCAGCTTTACTCGGCTTAGGCAATAACTCACTTACAAATTTATATGGATTCTCCCCTAAAATTAAACCTGAAAATACCATTCTTATTGGCTTGCGAAGCGTTGACAGATTAGAAAGAGAACTAATTAAAAAAAGCGGCGTTGAGGTTTATACTATGACTGAAATTGATAGAAAAGGAATTAATTTCATAATTAATAAAGTGCTGAAGAATTTAAAACAAAAAGTTCAACATATTCATGTTAGTTTTGATATAGATAGTATTGACCCAACAATTGCACCTGGAGTTGGTACGCCCGTTAGCGGCGGCTTAAGTTACAGAGAAGCTCATTTGTTAATGGAAACAATTGCAGAGTGCGGCTGTATGTCTTCATTAGAAGTTGCAGAAGTAAATCCTATTATCGACACAAAAAATAGAACCGCTGAATTGACCGCAGAACTTATTGCATCGAGTTTGGGTTTGAGAATTTTGTAA